The Episyrphus balteatus chromosome 3, idEpiBalt1.1, whole genome shotgun sequence genome segment TCAACtggtttcttttttgtatacctaaaaCAAATCTGTCTCGTTAAGCCTTGAATATATGTAACAACGATTGTACACATtggattgttattttttgaaaatgtctgCACAAAAGAATGGCAATGCCAACAGAATGTTAAAagacagaagaaaaaaacataaaacaacgTTAAACAAAATACCTGacagttaaacaaataaatgtcCAAGTGGCGATCATTGTCAGTTCGCAAACACTCCACCTATTTCAAGTCCACATAAAACAGAATAGGGTGCACAGACAACTAAAGCTTGACACAACATACGCACGATCCAACCACTTACCATGGTCCTTTACCTCAATTGCGCACCATTCACAAACGTCAATAGGGGGGACCTGCCAAATGCCTTGAGGCTCAAGACATACCTTTCTCGTATGACTGCAACAGAAACAAGTATCTTATATAATTAACATAATAAAAGAATATATCAACGCCATTCACAATAAAGGATTCACAATAGATTATTCACAATGAATATGTCAAAGTATCTTTTCGAAAATTGAGGTGTCACTTGTTCACGTTTCAGTCACCTTCAAACTTTCACACTTTTCTTTCCCTCTTTCACTAACCAAGACAGTAAGACTATCAAAATATAATTCACAATAGAAGATTTCAAATTTATCATTGTTCATTTAACAATCGAAATGTCACTCTTTCCTATCAGCAATTTGTCTAACTTTGACACCTATAAATCGCTGCTGGTATCCGATAACAATCATAACAATCACCTCACCTTAGCCAGCGATAGCACAGTGGCGACACAAGTTTTGCcagaaattttgaaaaccaaaaaaagtggTGTGTGTCAGTCAGCTCAGCAGTTTCGCAAGCAAGACAACAAAATTGTGCGTAACGAAGCCACAGCACAACCCACATTATTACGCGAAGACTGGAATATTGGCGTGGCTGGTCACTAAGTCACCATATCACTATTTTCCGATTCCACAGAGTTGCATTCGCAATGGTGAACAAACTAGTTTTTGGGATTTTGatttatgttctttttttttgtttgttgccgTTACCTTTTTGAATCACAAAGTAGAAGTATCTGCAAAGTGTGCTGCTTCTAATTAGCCAAGGAGGCACAAGCGCAGAATTTattaacttacaaaaaaaatttagtacaGACTTCTTgtgaattttgaactttttttgtctTTCAGCAAAGatatttaattctatttttttttttataaatttccaaaacacgaaactattaaaaagaaatcaacttTTTGAAATGCTGAAaattggtcttttttttttattaaaaaagaggtGGAGTAGCATAAATACAGACAGATCTTGacgcatttttatttaatttagtgGCTACGACAGACATAAATTTAAACGAATGCGTATCCAAACCACCATCCAGGGTCATTTATGTATGTAACTTTAGTCTGCATAAATGACACAAAATACATGcggatttaaatttaacttaacTGCGCTGTTAAAAATCTTtcaagaagtttaaaaaaaaaaaaaactatgttatTAATGAATGTACTAAATAATTCAaactatttatataaaaagcatGTACAAAACACAAGTAGTAGCCTGTGATATTAAGCTCATTTTTAGGGTGTGATAAACTATCCCATGCCCACAGCTTTCGAAAGTTAGGTCTTAGTAATTTATTGGGCTGACTGACCCATGTTTGATAGaagaataattattttgaactaTAATATGAAATTTTCAACTTCTCTTTTGTAtaacactatttttttaaatgaagattATTTAACGATAAGCACAATGATACCACagtacaaaatacattttttttgtgcggacacttaaatatacttttctgaatgtttttggtatgctgaactcgaatccgaagtcaaaaatatcctatcagctcatggtttttgaaatattatcgttagataatctaaaaaaaacttttttttaccacttttgatgttatgccttaatttgaagaaattttttttaaatataaatcataacggtttctataagaaatattttccttctttgaagacctgtttaaatcttttcaatacctatcttttttactgccggagatatcttaaaatgaagtaagtgagtttggcttaatttatcaaaaagggGATTAAAACATGATATCTGTTTGATAGATTACAATAAGCcaaacaactgaagatatctcgactcgaacagtaaaaaagatatcgaaaagatttaaaaagatcttgaaagaaaaaaaaaatgtcttcacataAAAGAATAGCCTCAAAAGTagtcaaaaaacgttttttgcatcttctaacggtaatatttcaaaaacgggagctgatatgatatttctgacttcatattcgagttcagcacatcaaaaacctatagaaaagtgtATCTTAGTCacggcaccaaaaaccttgtaaaCAAAGAAGATCAAAAGTGATGAGCTGTCAAGTTGTATgtgtgtaataaaaaaaaaaaaaaacaagtgaatTGAACAATAAGAATCACAGAGAAGTTCAGTTCCTCTTTTTTGAGCTCAGATATTGACAACCTGTGCgatcttgaaaaaaatgaaaacttagAATATATTACCTTGTTTGTGTATACTGTGGCACAATAcaactacaccgaaaaaaaccaatatcaatttaacatgtTTTAAATATcaagttaacattttttaaatatcagccaaaaatgctctattaaatgtgttttatttaaaaataatgttaaaacaacatttttattatcaggatgatatttaaatgtcacattttggaaattttttttgatattttattatcattttttcatatcaatttctcattccaaattattgaaaaatattaaacaaaatattattaatgtgtactaatttaaaggcgctttgtgttttttcgaagtaaaatgtatgatttactgagaaaatttgatcggcactaagattttacttcacataatgtagtttgggagaaaataacaaaacaattttatcacctatataatagaaaaaataatatcaccattattttgtaaagaatattccctttcagtaatgttttgaaaaaagaaagaaaattcttaaaataataatgaaaattaaagaaataggtttcattataataaactaaaacgtaaaatctattcaacattgacattttaattgtcaaagtgaaattttcactattcacttaaacttaaaaaaatgtcaaaatgatattttaattgtcaaagtgaaattttcactattccACCTTAGCCGTACACaggcaaaaaaattataatagatATAATATatgaaaaggaaattttttttttattacttaatcTTCTGTTAAAgtcctttttttaattaacgatttttttttaaataaaatgcacgactgggtcacacgtaTTTGCTACTATGATAAAAGTTGCATTACATTGTTGTTGAaagactcagttggtattgccatgttcaaaggagagatcctgagaaccccgtcaaaaaagcaatatcattcaacgttccaacacgaaataaaaagaaaagtacgcctaaaaactcctggttcaagcaaatgcaaaaacaccagcattcagttggccttagaaatggaacaatacaaaaccgggaggcttgccgccgatttctggtcaacccggcgaaccccacagggacataggcggatcactagtgtgaagcagttacgtgtgatagttatgatcccctcgaaatcgagatcataacagccaacagcgccgagaaaaaggaaggagaagaataacaaaaatacccttttatatgattttaatCACCAAACTAGGTAGTCCATTTAATTATTTgcataacaaaaaattgaaaacatttttttttaaacttctattttccttttttttagttgtttttatgaaataaaaatttgcaaaagaaaaattgtattattgttaagaaattataattcaatacaaagataaacaaaaattcaacaaaaaaatttgaatatttttcattgTTTAAACATTAAGGTTTATAAGAAAGTCAGAAACCAAGAAAACGGTTCAATGGCAAGTACCGTCATTAACggttcaaaaatcaaaaaatcaaaaaatgtttattttttttattagaaaacaaTTTTGGACGAGTGCAGAATCCAATTGCAATACTGTGTCGAATTTCCATTCATTATCTAGGTTTTCTCGGACCTAATTGTAGTATTGGTGTACTCGTATGATCCTTACCAAACGGAGAGAGACAACACCaaggataactttacttctggtatatttaatcatacTATAGTGAAATATACTAGAAactagttaaatataccagaaataaatttaaatataacagAAGTAAAGTTGTCATTgtgttatttttacttgcgatattataggtactatagggcaagtttaggattcgtaaaaaaaatcgaactcgagataacaattttacatgacattacgatgatggagaatgccaaaaaagtgggtccggcaattctgtctgtctgtctgtctgtctgtctgtctgtctgtctgtctgtctgtctgtctgtctgtctgtgtgtctgtctctatctggagctgcagcctaaatgagtgaagtgattttcttcaaacttggtagttagcagtttttggtgattccctagaggggaaattgaaattttttttttatgaccaaaactaacggtacctgccatataacggaaatagaaaagttaatttttttcaaaaacggctctaacgattttgattaaaatttttgtgtgtagtactacacataatagccaactttttaaataaaaaaaatattttttgtaccgttattaacggtacctgtcataaaacggtttttttcgtttctgaatatctcgtacaacattaacccgatttaaatgaaaatttttatacaaaagtatgtaagtaaagatagtattaaaattttagaaaattttcaaaaaacgcatttttggttttttaaaaaatatttcaaaatttttttttgaaaaatcaattttttgaaaacgaatcaacgaaaaattttgaaatttagtttttatatgtaaattaattatttcttcaaaatggcataccaacttttttttttttaaatgttgaaaaatttttatacataaaaaattatttttttaaaaaacggctcctacaattttcgaaaatttttttctaaaaatacctttttatacaagaaataaaatggcatatttgttattttttttaagatagtttaaaacggagtttaattaattataaaaacagatttaattttttttatactaggtacttatgaaatttcttcaaaatatcaattttaaacttgaataaaaagctttaacattatagttactttaagcataagagcaagtacgtgcgaccccagtcgtgcaatttatttttctttgtaccTGCACCAGAagttttattcttttcttttagAGCCACAAATAATTAAGTAGATACATACATTCAAATTATCCGCAATGAgaaccaggggcgtacacaccattggggcaagcggggcgatgccccggggcccccgacacgCAAGGACCCCGACTGGAGACAATGGAGAAAAGGcaacttattttaaaagtaacgaagcaaaaaattttacatgaatcACCTCCGGCAATAGaggaaaaattatattcttcagtgtaatgcgtaatgaattggtagccagtcacataatattttatctcaaaacaaaatactacatcaggggccccaaaaaaaataaatcttttttttttaaagaaaaattatatactaTCTTAGGGCCCAATGTTACTTGAATAatttagcgaccaacaaatgatacatcaggggccccaaaaaaaagtagtgcgtatacgtactttgttatttgttcatattttctatatcaaaggggcccccaaataccAAAGGAGCCTCAAAATTTAGGTTTGCCCAAGGGCCCCaccaactcaacgtacgcctctgatgagaaccttaaaataaaattttagggCATCTTTTATTActgcactgaaccaaatccttacgtaaatacaacgaaaaaattcgttgagccaacgaaaatttaattaattttcagccgatgaaaaatttaattggctcaacgaaatggctttcatacatTAAttaagaacttcatcaatcaacgaaaactgtagtattttaatgaaatttttcataaaaatttttgatcgagagttaatgaaattttacatcacttcacgaaatttttcatcgatatttttcgttagtcaatgtattttttgattaatttatgaaagaactttcgttagctaacgaattttttcgtaaatttaatgaacatttttattaaattacgaaaaaatatttgttagctaacgaaacttttcgttgtattaattgtatttttttattggacttgttaaattattaatttaatatagtccaaaccaaaaattggcgtttcgacccggtggagctcacttaagtcaactgatgagtccgacttatcgtgagacaccttgtcaatacgcaaatattttttatattcagctcagcttacatagatttttaaacaaaaatctaatgtgaactatataaagcaagattcaatttttaatgattaaaacagaaatgcacccaagtctacgttttttttttgtaaggcaacgatttttttcgttaactgatgtattttttcataagccaatgtaatatttcattagtatatgaagaattttcataagcttatgaagattttcgttagttaatgttgaatttcataagttaatgaattttttcgttacttaattaaaactttaataaagtaaggaaaaaattcttatttttattctttaaaatgagtatgaaatttttcgttaattgatgaatattttcattgaattggattttttggcactaaaaagggagaaaaagtgtatgaaacgttttcattaattgatgaaggttttcatattacgaaaaattacatattttcgttgagccaacgaaagtttcgttgggccaacgaaaatgtagtgtatgaaacgattttcgtaattttacgataAGCACAAATGTATAGAACACTGCATAGCATCATATTCAACCTATCAAGATATCTCTGTATGTAGTTCCTATTCTGCTATCAATATAAAATCTTCTTAACATTGTGACCTCTATTTCAGACAAAGTATCAGTTGGAACGACCTGTTATATCAAAAGAACATAAATtctattcaaaataaatgacCGCATCTTAATCACCTCACACATTTAATCCATTTCACAATCTCTATTCAAATCCATGCTCAAGTTTCTTTCACGCATCTATAACAATTGAGCCTTCTCCTCATCCGCTGCGCGTACCTTACAAGGTGATTCTACTCTTAAACCAAAAGATCAACGAAGCTGATCCGAAAAAAAAAGCCATCAAGTTGAAGATTGCAATAATTGTTAGAAGTCTCTATCCCGACTTAATACCGGGACCGGGAGGCAGTAAAAGATTTATTCtggttttttctttcattgcaACAAGCTACATTTACAATGATGACGACTTTGACGACCGACGACAACGATCGCGACGGGAAGAACGACTTAACTCTAGCTCCAGGGCAAAAGGAGTGTCGCACACCATTCACGTTGGATTTTCTGACTTTTTTGCTTTGCTGAATTTTTATTACCTGCAAACAACCATATCAACACCAAAACCAAATGAAAATTGGAAAGGTGAAGAGGGACAAAAAGGTGCTAACACGTTGTTTACACTTTGAGCGGTGGGGTGGAGTGTGTTCGTTGTGTGCGCGCGCAATAATCTCTGAACTCAACTCCTTTTAGGACCTGTGCGCTGCGTCAATCGATTGTGACGCTAGACAACAAGTAACACACATACCCAGACAAACCTATACTCTTTATTGCCTTGCGAAGCTCAAGACAGGCATTTAAACGTCAAAACAGAGAGAGCCCAGAGTTAACTCTGTGTCTTGTCTTTACCCCCACGTGAATGtgcatttttctatggaactgGAGCAATATTGCAACTAGCAAACGACCTGGTCTCTTTGATAATCGTATAAAAGTCGATCGGCTAATTGACCAGAATCGTAGTCCACCTCAGGAGTTTTGTGAATTAACAACATCAATAAAACAGTTCAGCGCCTTTCAGCCGCAaggaaattcataaaaaaatatcaaaaaatcatCTCAAAATGTTTAACGTAAGTGACAGTTGACTGACTGATGACAGATAACAGATTTGGTGAAATGAAAAGTGTCAAACTTATTCTCGTTACAGTTCTTTGCATTAATTGTGATTGTCGGAGTTGCCAGTGCCATTGAATTACCACTTCTTCCCCATGGACCAGGACCTCTCCTATCGCATGGACCTCTGCTCTCACATGGTCCCCTCATCCATGCTGCTCCAGCTTTAATTGCCAAGCCACTCATTAAGACCATCGAAGTTGAATCGCCAGCCCATTACGACTTCTCGTACTCAGTCCGCGATGACCACACTGGAGACATCAAAAGTCAGACCGAATCTCGCAAGGGAGACGTTGTCCATGGTCAATACAGCCTTGTCGATGCTGATGGTTACTTGAGAACTGTTGACTACACTTCCGATGCGCATAATGGATTCAATGCTGTCGTTCGTCGCGATCCCTTGGGACACAAAGTCGTAAAGGCCATTGCCCCAATAGCTAAGGTTATTGCACCAATTGCGCATTACCCTGCCCCAATTGCGCACTATGCTGCTCCCAAATTGTTGGCTGCACCAATTCATGCTGCACCAGCTTTGGCTCATGTGTCCGTACATGCACCATCGTATGCTTACTCGCattaaaacgaaaacaaaatcgTCGACTTTAATCACCAGTCTTTTGTTATTTCATCATGATACGCTTGTCAGAAAAGTATAATAATTTAATCAATTTACATTTTATACTCTTCTTCTCATTCACACTCATCACACGTTTTTAACCAAACAAACATCACACGAATCATACGTACTATACATGTAAGGAATTAAGATGGAGCTATACCAGGCTCCGTGTTGTCTATGTCATTATAGAGAGAGACCTTAATATTATATTCattatattttgtaaatattaaaaaaaaaacacatgaataattttaataaaaatgcaagaaaacgaaaaaaataaataaaatatttggtttttatttgaaaagtgaatttcttaagatattattattttttttttttttttcaaaaaaaaattgaatatttatgtaattgaaattttatttttaggaccaaaactaactgTACCCGCTGAATTACctgaataaccaaaaaaattaattttcttcaaaatgactctaaagattttgattaaaatttgtgtgtgtagGTACTGTGTACTGTGGCAATTAACATCgtactttttaaataataagaaaaaatgtttttttaaaaattattaaaaatacttccacagaaccgttttcttgatttctaacTTTCTTGCTAACGACAGaactgatttcaacaaaaaaaattgttaaaaaacgcTTTAAGCGACCTTAatattaaaactgaaaaaaaaaaatcaaaaaatataatttttgagattcaaaaaaaaatgatttttttatttgagaaatcattttttttaaacagaacacTGAATTTTCTTAGaactttgtttttcattttaattttgtttgaaatatgtttaaaaaattttaacaactttttttattttattttctaaaacttCTATTTAATATCTTGAAAAACAAACGataaattaaatggcatactttATTTAGAAGTCAAAACCAATTTTAGAGAGGTTTTTGTtcctttaaaatcaaattttgtgtatttaaaaaaataatgagttccgttatttttgtagtagatctcctagacgacctccaaaaaaaaggtgtctggcggtgagcaagatatctctgatccaagtcacttaaaattaaaaaaaccaaaagattcattttcaggat includes the following:
- the LOC129915196 gene encoding cuticle protein 19.8, coding for MFNFFALIVIVGVASAIELPLLPHGPGPLLSHGPLLSHGPLIHAAPALIAKPLIKTIEVESPAHYDFSYSVRDDHTGDIKSQTESRKGDVVHGQYSLVDADGYLRTVDYTSDAHNGFNAVVRRDPLGHKVVKAIAPIAKVIAPIAHYPAPIAHYAAPKLLAAPIHAAPALAHVSVHAPSYAYSFFALLVIFGAASAIELPLLPHGPGPLLSHGPLLSHGPALIAKPLIKTIEVEAPAHYDFSYSVRDDHTGDIKSQTESRKGDVVHGQYSLVDADGYLRTVDYTSDAHNGFNAVVRRDPLGQKVVKAIAPVAKILAPIAPIAHIGAPRLLAAPIHAAPALSHVSVHSPGYAYSH